A single window of Nocardioides kongjuensis DNA harbors:
- a CDS encoding Dabb family protein: MTTPTPDPTAHPTADPIVVQDRFEVFAADLPRLRELLAGYAVGAAARGLTLVDEQVSPPLALADQPIVLWVRWNLPDAGGFWTARAQTHAPDVVQFWADVDALVVSRARTYLLAPDQVGPVPADTRPDGVTPSRWRETAQLYLPAGAGEAEMGALATVLARAAELPGIEAAILSPNFLADLGAGHFTWDLIHPDRESAQVARKSELWTDVLLPALEEHCASWSALGLDTIGAGAREPGIVGGVKRTALFRLLPGVDPEVEAEFARDTLAMPAHIASIRNWRLSRAVTLEWDATDGTAWDFVWEQEYADLDGLTVDYMIHPHHWAHVDRWFDLESGAQVVHPALCHAFAGLGEGFIVR, from the coding sequence ATGACCACACCGACCCCAGACCCGACCGCCCACCCGACCGCCGACCCGATCGTCGTCCAGGACCGCTTCGAGGTCTTCGCCGCCGACCTGCCGCGGCTGCGCGAGCTCCTCGCCGGCTACGCCGTCGGCGCGGCCGCACGCGGCCTCACGCTCGTCGACGAGCAGGTCTCCCCGCCGCTCGCCCTCGCCGACCAGCCCATCGTGCTGTGGGTGCGCTGGAACCTGCCCGACGCCGGCGGCTTCTGGACCGCCCGTGCCCAGACCCACGCGCCCGACGTCGTGCAGTTCTGGGCGGACGTCGATGCGCTCGTCGTGTCCCGGGCCCGGACCTACCTCCTGGCGCCGGACCAGGTCGGGCCGGTGCCCGCGGACACCCGGCCGGACGGGGTCACCCCCAGCCGGTGGCGCGAGACCGCGCAGCTGTACCTGCCCGCCGGCGCCGGTGAGGCCGAGATGGGTGCGCTGGCGACCGTGCTCGCGCGAGCGGCCGAGCTGCCCGGCATCGAGGCCGCGATCCTGAGCCCGAACTTCCTCGCCGACCTCGGGGCCGGGCACTTCACCTGGGACCTGATCCACCCCGACCGGGAGAGCGCGCAGGTCGCGCGGAAGTCGGAGCTGTGGACCGACGTGCTGCTGCCCGCGCTCGAGGAGCACTGCGCGTCGTGGTCGGCGCTCGGTCTCGACACGATCGGTGCCGGCGCCCGCGAGCCCGGCATCGTCGGCGGCGTCAAGCGCACCGCGCTCTTCCGCCTGCTGCCGGGCGTGGACCCTGAGGTCGAGGCGGAGTTCGCCCGCGACACCCTGGCCATGCCCGCGCACATCGCGTCGATCCGCAACTGGCGATTGAGCCGGGCGGTCACGCTCGAGTGGGACGCCACCGACGGCACGGCGTGGGACTTCGTGTGGGAGCAGGAGTACGCCGACCTCGACGGGCTCACCGTGGACTACATGATCCACCCGCACCACTGGGCGCACGTCGACCGCTGGTTCGACCTCGAGTCCGGTGCGCAGGTCGTGCACCCCGCGCTGTGCCACGCGTTCGCCGGGCTCGGGGAGGGCTTCATCGTGCGCTGA
- the pruA gene encoding L-glutamate gamma-semialdehyde dehydrogenase, giving the protein MDAITTPPAPVNEPNLTYAPGSAERDALVAQLDALGGTTRQLDAHIGGEKVVGGGEEIAVVQPHAHQKVLGVLRNSTADDAKSAIAAAREAAPGWQAMPFDERAAVILRAAELLAGPWRQRLNAATVLGQSKTSFQAEIDAACELIDFWRFNVHFARQVLAEQPIANAPGIWNRTDHRPLEGFVYAITPFNFTAIAGNLPTAPALMGNTVIWKPSPTQQLAASLTMELLEEAGMPPGVINMLPGDGLAVSEVALAHPDLAGIHFTGSTATFQKLWASVGANLPSYRTYPRLVGETGGKDFVIAHPSADPDVLRTALIRGAFEFSGQKCSAASRAYVPASLWARMGADLASQTDALPVGDPTDFSNFTGAVIDARAFAKHKAALERAAATPGLQVVAGGTADDSVGYFVRPTVVVAEDPSDEMFSTEYFGPILVVHVYDDSRPGAFEEVVKQAESAAPYALTGSVLATDRAAIDWASNHLRFAAGNFYVNDKPTGAVVGQQPFGGGRASGTNDKAGSALNLLRWTSPRSIKETLVPPTDHRYPHMS; this is encoded by the coding sequence ATGGACGCCATCACCACCCCGCCGGCTCCCGTCAACGAGCCCAACCTGACCTACGCACCCGGCAGCGCCGAGCGGGACGCGCTGGTCGCCCAGCTCGACGCCCTCGGCGGTACGACGCGCCAGCTCGACGCGCACATCGGCGGCGAGAAGGTCGTCGGCGGCGGCGAGGAGATCGCCGTCGTCCAGCCGCACGCGCACCAGAAGGTCCTCGGCGTGCTGCGCAACAGCACCGCCGACGACGCGAAGTCCGCGATCGCCGCCGCCCGCGAGGCCGCCCCCGGCTGGCAGGCGATGCCCTTCGACGAGCGCGCCGCCGTGATCCTGCGCGCCGCCGAGCTGCTCGCCGGCCCGTGGCGCCAGAGGCTCAACGCCGCCACCGTGCTCGGACAGTCGAAGACCTCCTTCCAGGCCGAGATCGACGCCGCGTGCGAGCTGATCGACTTCTGGCGGTTCAACGTCCACTTCGCCCGGCAGGTCCTCGCCGAGCAGCCGATCGCCAACGCCCCCGGCATCTGGAACCGCACCGACCACCGCCCGCTCGAGGGCTTCGTCTACGCGATCACGCCCTTCAACTTCACCGCGATCGCCGGCAACCTGCCCACCGCGCCCGCGCTGATGGGCAACACCGTGATCTGGAAGCCGTCGCCCACCCAGCAGCTCGCCGCGTCGCTGACCATGGAGCTGCTCGAGGAGGCCGGCATGCCGCCGGGCGTCATCAACATGCTGCCCGGCGACGGGCTCGCCGTCTCCGAGGTCGCCCTCGCCCACCCCGACCTGGCCGGCATCCACTTCACCGGATCCACCGCGACCTTCCAGAAGCTCTGGGCGAGCGTGGGGGCCAACCTGCCGTCGTACCGGACCTATCCGCGCCTGGTCGGCGAGACCGGTGGCAAGGACTTCGTGATCGCCCACCCGTCGGCCGACCCCGACGTGCTGCGCACCGCGCTGATCCGCGGCGCCTTCGAGTTCTCCGGCCAGAAGTGCTCGGCCGCCTCGCGTGCCTACGTCCCGGCCTCGCTGTGGGCGCGGATGGGCGCCGACCTGGCCTCGCAGACCGACGCGCTGCCCGTCGGCGACCCCACCGACTTCTCGAACTTCACCGGCGCGGTCATCGACGCCCGGGCGTTCGCCAAGCACAAGGCCGCTCTCGAGCGCGCTGCCGCCACCCCCGGCCTGCAGGTCGTCGCGGGCGGCACGGCCGACGACAGCGTCGGGTACTTCGTCCGCCCCACGGTCGTGGTCGCCGAGGACCCGAGCGACGAGATGTTCTCGACCGAGTACTTCGGCCCGATCCTCGTCGTCCACGTCTACGACGACAGCCGCCCCGGCGCGTTCGAGGAGGTCGTGAAGCAGGCCGAGTCCGCGGCGCCGTACGCGCTGACCGGGTCGGTCCTCGCCACCGACCGTGCTGCCATCGACTGGGCCAGCAACCACCTGCGCTTCGCCGCCGGCAACTTCTACGTCAACGACAAGCCCACCGGCGCCGTCGTCGGCCAGCAGCCCTTCGGCGGCGGCCGCGCCTCCGGCACCAACGACAAGGCCGGCTCCGCCCTCAACCTGCTGCGCTGGACCTCGCCCCGGTCGATCAAGGAGACCCTCGTCCCCCCGACCGACCACCGCTACCCCCACATGTCCTGA
- a CDS encoding serine hydrolase domain-containing protein: MRGIDDWLERRLPELLEGTGVPAAAVAVAHGDEVVDAAAGTLSAATGVTATTDAIFQVGSITKVLTATLVQQLVDEGLVDLDRPVRTWLPGLRLGDESAAATLTVRQLLTHTAGFEGDVFTDTGKGDDCVEKYVDLLSEVPQLFPPGEMWSYNNAGFCVLGRLVEVVRAAPYDTCLRAHLLDPLGMTSAATDPYEAVLHRTAVGHVDGRPTDVWALARSNAPAGSMLAMRARDLVAFARHHLENPALAGMRTPQVALPDLGQGEAWGLGWELFRLAPTPIVGHDGNTIGQSAFLRLLPEHDLAVAVLTNGGPAKLLHRAVTGHVLRELAGVDLPPAPEPPATISTPDPTRYAGTYASEVGQTVVSQDGQGRLWLDRTPLGVLAEIDEPPYRTELVAWRGETLWPLEPEGGVHQPVAFLGDDGTGRAAYLHTGRADRRTR; this comes from the coding sequence ATGCGCGGGATCGACGACTGGCTGGAGCGACGCCTTCCGGAGCTGCTCGAAGGGACGGGGGTGCCCGCGGCCGCGGTGGCGGTCGCCCACGGCGACGAGGTCGTCGACGCCGCCGCCGGCACCCTGAGCGCCGCGACCGGCGTGACCGCCACGACGGACGCGATCTTCCAGGTCGGCTCGATCACCAAGGTGCTCACCGCGACCCTCGTCCAGCAGCTCGTCGACGAGGGCCTGGTCGACCTCGATCGCCCCGTGCGCACGTGGCTGCCCGGGCTGCGCCTCGGGGACGAGTCGGCCGCCGCGACCCTCACCGTCCGCCAGCTGCTCACCCACACCGCCGGCTTCGAGGGCGACGTGTTCACCGACACCGGCAAGGGCGACGACTGCGTGGAGAAGTACGTCGACCTGCTCTCCGAGGTCCCCCAGCTGTTCCCGCCCGGCGAGATGTGGTCCTACAACAACGCCGGGTTCTGCGTCCTGGGCCGGCTGGTCGAGGTGGTCCGCGCAGCGCCGTACGACACCTGCCTGCGGGCCCACCTGCTCGACCCGCTCGGCATGACGAGCGCCGCGACCGACCCCTACGAGGCGGTGCTGCACCGCACCGCGGTCGGCCACGTCGACGGCCGGCCGACCGACGTGTGGGCGTTGGCGCGCTCCAACGCCCCGGCCGGCTCGATGCTCGCGATGCGTGCCCGCGACCTGGTCGCGTTCGCCCGCCACCACCTCGAGAACCCTGCGCTGGCGGGCATGCGGACGCCCCAGGTCGCCCTGCCCGACCTCGGCCAGGGCGAGGCGTGGGGACTGGGCTGGGAGCTCTTCCGGCTCGCCCCGACGCCGATCGTCGGCCACGACGGCAACACCATCGGCCAGTCCGCCTTCCTGCGACTGCTGCCCGAGCACGACCTCGCGGTGGCGGTGCTCACCAACGGCGGACCCGCCAAGCTGCTCCACCGCGCGGTGACCGGCCACGTGCTCCGCGAGCTCGCCGGCGTCGACCTGCCGCCCGCCCCCGAGCCGCCCGCGACGATCTCCACCCCCGACCCGACCCGGTACGCCGGCACCTACGCCTCCGAGGTCGGGCAGACGGTGGTCAGCCAGGACGGGCAGGGGCGCCTGTGGCTGGACCGCACACCGCTCGGCGTGCTGGCCGAGATCGACGAGCCGCCCTACCGCACCGAGCTGGTCGCCTGGCGCGGTGAGACGCTGTGGCCGCTCGAGCCCGAGGGCGGCGTGCACCAGCCGGTGGCCTTCCTCGGTGACGACGGCACGGGGCGGGCGGCGTACCTGCACACCGGACGAGCCGACCGGAGGACCCGATGA
- a CDS encoding VOC family protein, translating into MSIELNHTIVHASDRDVTAAFLTDVLGLPEAPVYGPFRVVELGNGVSLDIVAHPGPVTVQHYAFLVGDDEFDAIHARILERGLSFWADPFHRQEGVINRNDGGRGLYWSDPDGHNLEIITVPYGG; encoded by the coding sequence ATGTCCATCGAGCTCAACCACACGATCGTCCACGCCAGCGACCGCGACGTCACCGCGGCCTTCCTCACCGACGTCCTCGGCCTCCCCGAAGCGCCGGTCTACGGCCCCTTCCGGGTCGTCGAGCTCGGCAACGGCGTCAGCCTCGACATCGTCGCCCACCCCGGCCCGGTCACCGTCCAGCACTACGCCTTCCTCGTCGGCGACGACGAGTTCGACGCGATCCACGCCCGCATCCTCGAGCGTGGCCTGAGCTTCTGGGCCGACCCGTTCCACCGGCAGGAGGGCGTGATCAACCGCAACGACGGCGGCCGCGGCCTCTACTGGTCGGACCCCGACGGCCACAACCTGGAGATCATCACCGTGCCCTACGGCGGCTGA
- a CDS encoding NADP-dependent oxidoreductase: MFAMIMNETGGPEVLQYGEIETPEPGPGEVRVRVAYAGVNPADWKNRQGMLAAFRPYVFPYVLGFDAAGVVDALGEGVTGFAVGDRVVTPTNHGQGAQGSYAEYVVANVDRVAPVPEAMGFAEAAALPVAALTAWQALQHNGGVQPGQRVLVHGGSGGLGSFAVQFARAAGAEVAATCSTGNVAYLRGLGVDRVIDYVTEDVTAAVKEWAPDGLDLLVNTAGASSLAHGLDLVRDGGAFVSIPTLVDDGDIPADVAAAAGRGIERVYSMMTDIDCAPALATIAGLVVSGEVRLPEIRELDLREAAAAHEAIQTGHTRGKIVLKVADL, translated from the coding sequence ATGTTCGCGATGATCATGAACGAGACGGGCGGGCCCGAGGTCCTGCAGTACGGCGAGATCGAGACCCCCGAGCCGGGGCCGGGCGAGGTACGGGTGCGCGTGGCGTACGCCGGGGTGAACCCCGCCGACTGGAAGAACCGGCAGGGCATGCTGGCCGCCTTCCGTCCCTACGTCTTCCCGTACGTGCTGGGCTTCGACGCCGCCGGCGTGGTCGATGCGCTCGGCGAGGGCGTCACCGGGTTCGCCGTCGGCGACCGCGTGGTCACGCCGACCAACCACGGCCAGGGCGCCCAGGGCAGCTATGCGGAGTACGTCGTGGCGAACGTCGACCGGGTGGCACCGGTCCCCGAGGCGATGGGCTTCGCCGAGGCGGCAGCACTGCCGGTGGCTGCGCTCACCGCGTGGCAGGCCCTGCAGCACAACGGGGGCGTGCAGCCCGGCCAGCGGGTGCTGGTGCACGGCGGCTCCGGCGGTCTCGGCAGCTTCGCGGTCCAGTTCGCCCGCGCCGCCGGCGCCGAGGTGGCCGCGACCTGCAGCACCGGCAACGTCGCCTACCTGCGTGGGCTCGGCGTCGATCGGGTCATCGACTACGTCACCGAGGACGTCACCGCCGCGGTCAAGGAGTGGGCGCCCGACGGCCTCGACCTGCTCGTCAACACCGCCGGCGCGAGCTCGCTGGCCCACGGCCTCGACCTGGTCCGCGACGGCGGCGCCTTCGTCAGCATCCCGACCCTCGTCGACGACGGCGACATCCCCGCCGACGTCGCGGCGGCCGCCGGACGCGGCATCGAGCGCGTCTACTCGATGATGACCGACATCGACTGCGCGCCCGCGCTCGCCACGATCGCCGGCCTGGTCGTGTCCGGCGAGGTGAGGCTCCCGGAGATCCGCGAGCTCGACCTGCGCGAGGCAGCCGCCGCCCACGAGGCGATCCAGACCGGCCACACGCGCGGCAAGATCGTGCTCAAGGTCGCGGACCTCTGA
- a CDS encoding TetR/AcrR family transcriptional regulator produces the protein MAEPGLRERKKQETRQRITEAAIELFAERGFEQVPVADIAVAADVSTATVFNYFPAKEDLIYDGMAAFNEHLLAAVRDRPAGQRVVSAFRDHVLQPRGVLADPASPVLASLSRIARIVQDSPSLQARERLEADRAVCALRELLVDELGDDLRSWAVASALVGTTRGMTREVQRAAAEGKVDARLTKRLLASAAAAIDVIQIGLVEATKPAR, from the coding sequence ATGGCCGAGCCGGGACTGCGTGAGCGCAAGAAGCAGGAGACGCGACAGCGGATCACCGAGGCCGCGATCGAGCTGTTCGCCGAGCGCGGGTTCGAGCAGGTCCCGGTCGCCGACATCGCCGTCGCCGCCGACGTCTCCACCGCCACGGTGTTCAACTACTTCCCGGCCAAGGAGGACCTGATCTACGACGGGATGGCGGCCTTCAACGAGCACCTGCTGGCCGCCGTGCGCGACCGCCCGGCGGGCCAGCGCGTCGTCAGCGCCTTCCGGGACCACGTCCTGCAGCCCCGCGGCGTGCTCGCCGACCCCGCCTCCCCGGTGCTCGCCAGCCTGTCCCGGATCGCCCGGATCGTGCAGGACAGCCCGAGCCTGCAGGCGCGCGAGCGGCTCGAGGCGGACCGTGCCGTCTGCGCCCTGCGCGAGCTCCTGGTCGACGAGCTCGGCGACGACCTGCGCTCCTGGGCCGTCGCCTCGGCGCTGGTCGGCACCACGCGCGGGATGACCCGCGAGGTGCAGCGGGCCGCCGCCGAGGGCAAGGTCGACGCCCGGCTGACCAAGCGGCTCCTCGCCTCCGCCGCTGCGGCGATCGACGTGATCCAGATCGGGTTGGTGGAGGCGACCAAACCGGCCCGGTGA
- a CDS encoding proline dehydrogenase family protein yields the protein MLDQALSHTLSHTLNRASRSARARRAVESFPVTRRVVDRFVPGETTADAVEATRGLVATGRAVTIDVLGEDVLDLAGARAMRDAYRTLLTALDEAGCAAGADVSLKLSAMGQALPDGTTIATDHAAEIAGAAAALGCTVTLDMEDHTTVDSTLAIGNALRATYPSVGNVLQTNLRRTPGDIADLDGSGARIRLVKGAYREPESVALQRKVEVDHAYERAIDALMASDCYPMIATHDPAMLDRAVSAAVAAGRGADRWEAQMLYGVRPELEQRMVDDGHRMRVYIPFGTDWYGYFMRRLAERPANVAFFLRALAHR from the coding sequence ATGCTGGACCAGGCACTCAGTCACACGTTGAGTCACACGCTGAACCGCGCCTCGCGCAGCGCTCGCGCCCGTCGTGCGGTCGAGTCGTTCCCCGTCACCCGCCGGGTCGTCGACCGGTTCGTGCCCGGCGAGACCACCGCCGACGCGGTCGAGGCCACCCGCGGCCTGGTCGCCACCGGCCGCGCGGTCACCATCGACGTGCTCGGCGAGGACGTCCTCGACCTGGCCGGCGCCCGCGCGATGCGCGACGCCTACCGCACCCTGCTCACCGCGCTCGACGAGGCCGGCTGCGCCGCCGGCGCCGACGTCTCGCTCAAGCTGTCCGCGATGGGCCAGGCCCTGCCCGACGGTACGACGATCGCCACCGACCACGCGGCGGAGATCGCCGGGGCCGCCGCGGCCCTGGGGTGCACGGTCACCCTCGACATGGAGGACCACACGACCGTCGACTCCACGCTCGCGATCGGCAACGCCCTGCGCGCGACGTACCCGTCCGTCGGGAACGTGCTGCAGACCAACCTGCGTCGTACCCCCGGCGACATCGCGGACCTCGACGGCTCCGGCGCCCGGATCCGCCTGGTCAAGGGCGCCTACCGCGAGCCCGAGTCGGTGGCCCTGCAGCGCAAGGTGGAGGTCGACCACGCCTACGAGAGGGCGATCGACGCGCTGATGGCCTCCGACTGCTACCCGATGATCGCCACCCACGACCCGGCGATGCTCGACCGCGCTGTGTCCGCGGCGGTGGCCGCCGGGCGCGGTGCCGACCGATGGGAGGCGCAGATGCTGTACGGCGTGCGCCCCGAGCTCGAGCAGCGGATGGTCGACGACGGGCACCGGATGCGCGTCTACATCCCGTTCGGCACCGACTGGTACGGGTACTTCATGCGTCGGCTCGCCGAGCGCCCCGCCAACGTCGCCTTCTTCCTGCGCGCCCTCGCGCACCGCTGA
- a CDS encoding PucR family transcriptional regulator, which yields MSSLDDLVEDMARLTDAPCTLEDPDFRLIGFSDHRGDDVVDSIRQRSILQRRSTEDVLVWFRGQGIEDSPGPLRTPADPDLGIVARLCVPARHLDRVHGYFWLIDPDGRIPESTWPEATRIAESAARLLNVAERRQAHRDAVFRELVEGGRLAARESAVDLAQAGGLDLQEPVTCVLLERPELLDQVASRPSRAGVVWVRSSPGVACAVARAALVTETDGLTDLLAALGLGRRVDSLDRITRAATGPTVAGIDALAAAHRGARVSLRVARTAEPGTVVRWESLGPLALLGVTRDDDLEAAVIDPQVRTFLAAAAPEVLATVRVWLDEAGSAGRTATRLAVHRQTVYHRIGQVEQATGYDLARGPDRLRLHLALELAPYLTG from the coding sequence ATGAGCTCGCTCGACGACCTCGTGGAGGACATGGCGCGGCTGACGGACGCCCCGTGCACGCTCGAGGACCCCGACTTCCGGCTGATCGGCTTCTCCGACCACCGCGGTGACGACGTCGTCGACTCGATCCGGCAGCGCTCGATCCTGCAGCGCCGCTCGACCGAGGACGTGCTCGTGTGGTTCCGCGGCCAGGGCATCGAGGACTCCCCCGGCCCGCTGCGCACGCCGGCCGACCCGGACCTCGGGATCGTCGCCCGGCTGTGCGTCCCGGCCCGGCACCTGGACCGGGTGCACGGGTACTTCTGGCTGATCGACCCCGACGGCCGGATCCCCGAGTCCACCTGGCCCGAGGCGACCCGGATCGCGGAGTCGGCGGCCCGGCTGCTCAACGTGGCCGAGCGCCGCCAGGCCCACCGCGACGCCGTCTTCCGCGAGCTGGTCGAGGGCGGGCGGCTCGCCGCGCGCGAGTCGGCGGTCGACCTCGCCCAGGCCGGCGGCCTGGACCTGCAGGAGCCGGTGACCTGCGTGCTGCTGGAGCGGCCCGAGCTGCTCGACCAGGTCGCCAGCCGGCCCTCGCGCGCGGGCGTGGTCTGGGTCCGCTCCAGCCCGGGCGTGGCCTGTGCCGTCGCCCGCGCCGCGCTCGTCACCGAGACGGACGGGCTCACCGACCTGCTCGCCGCCCTCGGCCTCGGCCGCCGCGTCGACAGCCTGGACCGGATCACCCGGGCCGCCACCGGCCCCACGGTGGCGGGCATCGACGCCCTGGCTGCCGCGCACCGCGGCGCCCGGGTCAGCCTCCGCGTCGCCCGCACGGCCGAGCCCGGCACCGTCGTGCGCTGGGAGTCCCTCGGGCCGCTGGCCCTGCTGGGCGTCACCCGCGACGACGACCTCGAGGCCGCCGTCATCGACCCGCAGGTGCGCACCTTCCTCGCGGCCGCGGCCCCCGAGGTCCTCGCCACGGTGCGGGTCTGGCTCGACGAGGCCGGCAGCGCCGGACGTACGGCGACCCGGCTCGCCGTGCACCGGCAGACCGTCTACCACCGGATCGGGCAGGTCGAGCAGGCGACCGGCTACGACCTCGCCCGCGGCCCGGACCGGCTGCGGCTGCACCTGGCGCTGGAGCTGGCGCCGTACCTGACCGGGTGA
- a CDS encoding DHA2 family efflux MFS transporter permease subunit, which yields MSQTATPAAAPAAAPLDRTARTVIAVVVLGMITTVLDATIVSVATDRLAAEFSVSLTTVQWVMTGYLLAFTATIPLAGWAMDRYGARRVWLLAVGVFTLGSLLCGAAWSAPSLIGFRVLQGAGAGLVSPVGIAMVARAVGPQRMGRAMAVVGIPMMLGPILGPVIGGVLIDSVDWRWIFLVNIPVGLACLAWSVRALADPRGAGRERLDVLGLALLSPGLVALAYGVTALAGPTGSSAEAVAGIAGGVVLLVAFVAHALRTDRPLVELRHFATRGFATATAVQFLAVGVLTGAGFLLPLYHLLARGETELQTGLLLVPQGVGAALAMALTGRLVDRGRGRAVVLTGVGLLVAGFLGYTAVGTDPGQVFLGIALFAIGLGAGCIFAPTSAAAYAALDHAAIPRATTTMSIAQRTGGVVATAVFATVLQHQLSATAVPADAFGAAFWWPLAVAVLAVVPAVLLPGRRHTGTEGA from the coding sequence ATGAGCCAGACCGCCACCCCCGCCGCCGCACCCGCCGCGGCACCGCTCGACCGGACGGCCCGCACCGTCATCGCCGTGGTCGTGCTCGGCATGATCACCACCGTCCTCGACGCGACCATCGTCAGCGTCGCGACCGACCGCCTCGCGGCCGAGTTCAGCGTCTCCCTCACCACCGTCCAGTGGGTGATGACCGGCTACCTGCTGGCCTTCACCGCCACGATCCCGCTCGCCGGCTGGGCGATGGACCGCTACGGCGCCCGCCGCGTCTGGCTGCTCGCCGTCGGCGTCTTCACCCTCGGCTCGCTGCTCTGCGGCGCCGCGTGGTCGGCCCCGTCCCTGATCGGGTTCCGGGTCCTGCAGGGCGCCGGCGCCGGCCTGGTCAGCCCGGTCGGCATCGCCATGGTGGCCCGCGCGGTCGGCCCGCAGCGGATGGGCCGGGCGATGGCCGTCGTCGGCATCCCGATGATGCTCGGCCCGATCCTCGGACCGGTCATCGGCGGCGTCCTCATCGACAGCGTCGACTGGCGCTGGATCTTCCTGGTCAACATCCCGGTCGGCCTCGCCTGCCTGGCCTGGTCGGTCCGCGCCCTCGCCGACCCCCGGGGCGCCGGTCGCGAGCGGCTCGACGTCCTGGGCCTGGCCCTGCTCTCCCCCGGTCTGGTCGCCCTGGCGTACGGCGTCACCGCCCTCGCCGGCCCCACCGGCTCGTCGGCCGAGGCGGTGGCCGGGATCGCCGGTGGCGTCGTGCTCCTCGTCGCCTTCGTCGCCCACGCCCTGCGCACCGACCGGCCCCTGGTCGAGCTGCGCCACTTCGCCACCCGCGGCTTCGCCACCGCGACCGCGGTGCAGTTCCTCGCCGTCGGCGTCCTGACCGGCGCGGGCTTCCTGCTGCCGCTCTACCACCTCCTCGCCCGCGGCGAGACCGAGCTGCAGACCGGGCTCCTGCTGGTCCCGCAGGGCGTCGGTGCCGCCCTGGCGATGGCCCTGACCGGCCGGCTGGTCGACCGCGGTCGTGGCCGGGCCGTCGTGCTCACCGGCGTCGGACTGCTGGTCGCCGGCTTCCTCGGCTACACCGCCGTCGGCACCGACCCCGGTCAGGTGTTCCTCGGGATCGCCCTGTTCGCGATCGGCCTGGGCGCCGGCTGCATCTTCGCGCCGACCAGCGCTGCGGCCTACGCAGCCCTCGACCACGCCGCCATCCCCCGCGCCACCACGACGATGAGCATCGCCCAGCGCACCGGAGGCGTCGTCGCCACCGCGGTCTTCGCCACCGTCCTGCAGCACCAGCTGTCCGCCACCGCCGTCCCCGCCGACGCGTTCGGAGCCGCCTTCTGGTGGCCGCTGGCCGTCGCCGTCCTCGCCGTCGTCCCGGCCGTGCTGCTGCCGGGCCGGAGGCACACTGGAACCGAAGGAGCCTGA
- a CDS encoding dipeptidase, whose amino-acid sequence MTDARRLHDEAVVADTHNDLLCAVVARPVERWASFFREQWLPQLRAGGVDLQTLPVFIEDPYRPEGALRRTLRMIEAAHRLAEGNADEVALCRDGADIDDALARGRTALVLALESAPGIGDDVELLETLFRLGVRVASLAHFGRTALADGSGEDGTGGRLTRAGVAALQEMERIGMLLDVSHLGAAGVEHVLELATRPVIATHSSARAPLDHHRNLTDAQIRGIAAGGGVVCVNFFAPYLHATDFSIDRLVDHLEHVVSVAGVEHVGLGPDFVKEVLADTTPPCCEVTLVEGVPADAYLPGLEGPAGLPLVTEALLRRGWAEPDVTAVLGANVRRLYVAELGRPGPAGRSA is encoded by the coding sequence ATGACCGACGCCCGCAGGCTCCACGACGAGGCCGTCGTCGCCGACACCCACAACGACCTGCTCTGCGCGGTCGTCGCCCGCCCGGTCGAGCGGTGGGCGTCCTTCTTCCGCGAGCAGTGGCTGCCGCAGCTGCGCGCCGGCGGCGTCGACCTGCAGACACTGCCGGTGTTCATCGAGGACCCGTACCGGCCCGAGGGGGCGCTGCGCCGCACGCTGCGGATGATCGAGGCCGCGCACCGGCTGGCCGAGGGCAACGCCGACGAGGTCGCGCTGTGCCGCGACGGAGCGGACATCGACGACGCCCTGGCCCGGGGCCGGACCGCACTGGTCCTCGCCCTCGAGAGCGCACCGGGCATCGGCGACGACGTCGAGCTGCTGGAGACCCTGTTCCGGCTGGGGGTCCGCGTCGCGTCGCTGGCCCACTTCGGCCGGACCGCGCTCGCCGACGGCAGCGGTGAGGACGGCACGGGCGGCCGGCTGACGAGGGCCGGTGTCGCGGCCCTGCAGGAGATGGAGCGGATCGGGATGCTCCTCGACGTCAGCCACCTCGGGGCCGCCGGCGTCGAGCACGTCCTCGAGCTGGCGACCCGTCCGGTGATCGCCACCCACTCCTCGGCGCGTGCCCCCCTCGACCACCACCGCAACCTGACCGACGCGCAGATCCGCGGGATCGCCGCCGGGGGAGGCGTCGTGTGCGTGAACTTCTTCGCGCCCTACCTCCACGCCACCGACTTCTCGATCGACCGCCTCGTCGACCACCTCGAGCACGTCGTGTCCGTCGCCGGTGTCGAGCACGTCGGGCTCGGCCCGGACTTCGTCAAGGAGGTCCTGGCCGACACGACGCCGCCGTGCTGCGAGGTCACCCTCGTCGAGGGCGTGCCCGCCGACGCGTACCTGCCCGGCCTCGAAGGCCCCGCGGGCCTGCCGCTCGTCACCGAGGCGCTGCTGCGCCGCGGCTGGGCGGAGCCCGACGTCACCGCCGTCCTCGGTGCGAACGTACGACGCCTGTACGTCGCCGAGCTGGGCCGTCCCGGACCGGCCGGTCGATCCGCATGA